The region tgtaccgccctgtattgtgtAACATctcgcattatattgccccgtcgTAGTCtcgactgccttctgatctactctggcatCGCACCGCACTGTATTGTGTGGTTTTTAATgggttcttctttatttgactgtgtaatgccttgtactgccctgtattgtgttacttctcgcGTTATAGTGcgctgtcattgtcttgactgccttctgatcttttctggtattacagttgaacGTATACTGGGTTTCTTAATCGGTTGTTCTTCGTTTGGCTGCATGTtgccttgttaccacctggtatggtgttgcgtcttgcattgtattgccctgtcactGTCTTGACGGTCGTTTTACACCTTCTGTCCTAGGACCatgctgtattgtgaattctttcatgggttgttgtttccTTGACTGTGTCACCTGGTAGGGCCCCGTATCgcgttacgtcttgccttgtattgctctgtcattgtggtgactgacatctgatatattctactgttgtatggcactgtaccgtcaattctttcattgtctgttctgcatttgattgtacgttgccttgtactgccctgtgtaaggtTAGATCTTGCATGGTGTTGCCCTGTCgttgtcttgccagttattttagagtctctggcactgtattgtgcaatttttaactggttgttctgtatttgaccgcTGTTGCGATGTCACCCCCCTTTTTCCCCCGGGCTGCTGCTCGAGCTATAACGACCAGGAGGAGTCGCTAcgagtggcacttgaactttgtgggatggctggcacCAGAGTCAAGACGCTGTGAGTCACTTAGCTTGCTATAGACctagcggacagaccaagagcccttggagctttcttgcaaggcagcggccTGTTCACCAGCATTTCCtggggacactcacttaaggttctgctccttgaggctgagagaagccttgccgcaacagattctgggtCAGTGACTAACAGCATGCCAGACTTTGCCATCTTAGCTGAGCGATACAAAGGGTTTGATCACGCAGATATGATCCTTTAGAGGtgaaccgttgcccaagtccggggtgaggatgggatccagccgcacctagactcctctccgagaaggagtttagaaagcaagggggtcctttccgagcctcgtgactcaaggggagggtctcccagacagctcgtctgaccctggcccctaggcagtaaatgaCCCGGGGtgcgtggccgtgcaatctggtaaAGTGCCATCACGTGCGCTGCTACCTTTGGTGAATCACTGCtgttatgtttgtaaatgtttctctgcctctctcttaggagtgaattttatcactgcacccgccacaactgcatatggCCTGTGTTAcatcttgcgttgtattgccctgtcgtcttgacggtcacgttagagaatctgtcctaggTCTGGACTGTAGTGTGATGTGTCTCATGGGTTCtgatgtggctgtgtattgccttgtccggccccgtgtggtgttacgtcttccattgtatcgctcggttgttgtcttgattgtcatctgatctattctgctgTTGTAGGCCACCATATTgccacttccttcatcagctgttttttatgaGCCACGTAAAGGGTTGATGGCACAGACATAATCCTTTAGAGGtgaaccgttgcccaagtccagggctaggaattggatccagccgcacctagactcctcttggagaaggagtttagaaagcaagggggtcctttccgagctaggaattggatccagccgcacctagactcctctctgagaaggagtttagaaagcaagggggtcctttccgagcctcgtgactcaacgggagggtctcccagacagctcgtctgaccctggcccctaggcaggaaATAATCCAGGGTACGTGGCCACGGAACCTGATAAAGCGCCGTCACGtgcactgctgcctttggagaatcactgtgttgatgtttctgaatgtttctctacttctctcttaggagtgaagtgaatcgctccacccgccacaactgcatattgccttgtccggccccgtattgggttacgtcttgccttgtattgccctgtcgttgtcATGATTGCCGCCTGACCCATGGTGTCATAGTAGTGCACTGCACTGTGAATTTTTTGActgtctgttatttatttgactgagtGTTGGCTGGCAGTGGCCTGTATTGTGTTATCTTGCACCGTATTGCCCTGTATTTCCCGTGACTGCCCTCTGAGACTTCCTGAGATTGTAGGGcgttctgttgtgggttttttaattggctGTTCTTTGtgtgactgtgtattgccttgtgctgccctgtgttgtgttacggcTCGTGTTGCAttactctgttgttgttttgacTGTGTTTTGGGACAGTGTCATAGTGCTGCACTGGATTATGGGTATTTTAACTGTTCTTGACTTGGCTGCGCGTTGCCTTTTACTGCTCTGTATGATGTTAGGTCTTGCactgtattggtctgtcattgtctTGGCTGTTactttagactgtctgggattgtacttaTTTATTGTGAAAGTTCCATTGGTTGTTCCTTATTTGACTGCTGGGGTGGTGTGGGTGCCCCTTTGTTTTGGCGCCCCAATCATCCATGGAGTTGTTCTGAGTGGTACTTGAAGTTGGGGGATGGTTGGCAACacagtggggacctagatattttgttcctgtGCTGATGTGACTATAAGTCAATTGGCTTAccccataaatagtggacagcccaagagcctttTGACTACTTCTGCATGGCAGGGGCCTCcgtgccaggatctccccttgagcagggacgctcgattaaggttctgctcctcgagatTGAGATATGCCTTGCCgtaacagattctcagtaagtcaCTAATAGCATGCAAAACCTTGTAGCCTTAGCTCAGTGATATAAAGGGTCGATGGcgcagatacaatcctttagaggtgaaccattgcccaagtccagggctaggaattggatccagccgcacctagactcctctcggagaaggagtttagaaagcaagggggtcctctccgagctaggaattggatccagccgcacctagactcctctccgagaaggagtttagaaagcaagggggtcctttccgagcctcgtgactcaatgggagggtctcccagacagcttgtctgaccctggcccctaggcaggaaATAATCCGGGGTGCGTGGCCATATGGAATCTGGTAAAGCGCCGTCACGtgcactgctgcctttggagaatcactgtgtcgatgtttctgaatgtttcaccGCTTCTCTCTTAGAAGCGAAGTTAGCCGCTCGGCCTGCCacaactgcgtattgccttgtccggccccgtatGGCGtcacgtttggcattgtattgccctcTATTTGCCCGGACTGCCATCTGATCCGTTCCGGCATTGTACTGGtgtgtattgtgggttttttaatcggtttTGTGTTATTTGAATGCGTATTGCCCTGTCTAGTGTTGTatcttgcattgtactgccctgtcaTTCCGTTCACTGTCACTTTAGACGTTCTGGGATTGCAGCGATCCGTATTGTGCAGGTTTTATTCGTTGTTCTGTGTTTGACCCATGTATTGCCTTGTTACCACCTTGTATTGTGTTGCGGCTTGCGTTGTATCGCCATGTTGTTGTTCTGAGTGCCATCTGATACGTTTCGGTGTTGTACAGCCCTGCATTATGTCTTCCATTGTATAGCTCTGTCACTGCCTCGACTGCTGTCTCACACGTTTTGGCATTGCATCGCATGGTATTGCGGGATACTTAATCAGTTATTTATTTGACCGTGTATTTCactgtactgccctgtattgcgttatttcttgccttgtattgctctgtcattgtcttgactggcATCTccacttatttttgttttctcctgcacTGTACTGCGGTTCTTCTAATCGGTTGGTATTTAGTTGACTGCGTCTTCCGTTCTGCTCTGTCGTGTAATGTTGCATCTTGGATCGTGTTGCCCTATAGTTGTTTTGACTGCCACCTGAGACCGTGTGGGATCGTACTGCACCGTATTGTGGTGTTTTGATCGGTTGTTtattattctgtattgcattgtagcaacctgtattgtgttacgttgTGCGTTGTGTTGCCATGAAATAGTCTTAACTGTCCTTTTACACTCTCTGGGTTTGTACCGCACCGAActgagggtgtttttgattgGCTGTTCTATATTTGACCACGTATTGctttgtactgccctgtattttcCTAAGTCTTGCGTCGTATTGCCCTCTCACCGTGCCGCGAGCCATCTGATGTATTCTGGCGTTGACAGGCACTGTATTGAGAGCTTCTTAGGCTGTTGTACTCTATTTGACCGTGCATCAATTTTGTGATCGGTCGTTCcctatttgactgtgtattggccttgtactgccctgtgtaaagttacgtcttgcattgtattgccctgtcatagtATTGCCTGTCATAGTCTGTCATAGCACCAGGATGTGCCCTTGAGCGGGGACGCTTGCTTCAGGTTCTGCTCCTCAAGGCTGAGAGATCCCTTGCCGCAACagagtctcggtaagtgactaataccACGCTAAACCTCGTAGCCTTAGCACAGTGATATAAGGGTTGATGGCGCGGACACAATCCTTTAGAGGtgaaccgttgcccaagtccagggctaggaattggatccagccgcacttagactgctcttcaagaaggagtttagaaagcaagggggttgcGGCTCAACGGGAGGGTCTGTGCAATAAATTGTCCAGGGGATGTGGCCACAGAACCTGGTAAAGGGATGTTACATTCACTGCTGCCTTTGTCGAATCACTGTGttgatgtttctgaatgtttctctACTTCTCTCAGGACTGAAGTGAATCGCTCCAcctgccacaactgcatattgccttgtccggccccgtatTGGGTTACCTCTcgccttgtattgccctgtccTTCTTTTGGTTGCCATCTGACCCCTGGTGTCATAGTAGTGCACTGCACTGTGAATTTTTTGActgtctgttatttatttgactgagtattgccttgtactgccttGTGTACTGCGACGTAGTGctttgtattgccctgtaattgcATTGACTGCCATCCGAGATGTCTTGAGATCGTACGGCAGCGTAGCGCGGGTTTTCTGgtcagctgttctttatttgactgtgtactGCCTTATGCTGCCCTGCACAGTGTTCCGTCTCGCGTTGTCATTGTCTCGACCGACATGTGGGATTGTTTGCCATTGTACTGCAGTGTGGTTTGGGTATTGTAGTTTACTGTTCT is a window of Rissa tridactyla isolate bRisTri1 unplaced genomic scaffold, bRisTri1.patW.cur.20221130 scaffold_200, whole genome shotgun sequence DNA encoding:
- the LOC128903232 gene encoding uncharacterized protein LOC128903232 — encoded protein: MAGFDAAGQAWRGSVEEESDVRRRRRHPEPDERWRCFRCQNQSVPRSPNPESMRSRSEVSRSACHNCVLPCPAPYGVTFGIVLPSICPDCHLIRSGIVLSVIAPGCALERGRLLQVLLLKAERSLAATESRTEVNRSTCHNCILPCPAPYWVTSRLVLPCPSFGCHLTPGVIVVHCTVNFLTVCYLFD